From the genome of Pseudobacteroides sp., one region includes:
- a CDS encoding class I SAM-dependent methyltransferase — MSLGTALCKKINKLFPLPVHPFNLQNQGVKTYSQWQYEKGMETIKFYLEKVSTEEMFKDKVVLDIGCGAAGKTLYYASLGAQKVYGIDVVPRYENDAYSLAKEKGLEDRFSFVLGDASNMDFEDNSFDAIIVNDAMEHVSEPLKVLNECHRVLKKGGRIYLNFPPYHHPFGAHLSDAIGFPWVHLFFSQATLIEVYKDLVKDLPDGKERIDFRISKDEKGREYFSYINKMTIKRFNKILARTSFNVPYYREVPLRSILKLPAKLPLFKECFVKMVVCILEKK; from the coding sequence ATGAGTCTTGGCACTGCCTTGTGTAAAAAAATAAATAAGCTTTTTCCATTACCTGTACACCCTTTCAACCTTCAAAATCAGGGCGTTAAAACCTATTCCCAATGGCAATACGAAAAGGGCATGGAAACCATAAAGTTTTACCTGGAAAAAGTGAGCACTGAAGAAATGTTTAAGGACAAGGTTGTTTTGGATATCGGATGCGGTGCTGCAGGTAAAACCCTTTATTACGCTTCGCTGGGAGCCCAAAAGGTTTACGGAATAGATGTTGTACCCAGGTATGAAAATGATGCCTATTCCCTTGCCAAAGAAAAAGGCCTTGAAGACCGTTTCTCTTTTGTCCTTGGTGATGCTTCAAACATGGATTTTGAAGACAACTCCTTTGATGCAATAATAGTTAATGATGCAATGGAGCACGTATCTGAGCCGCTTAAAGTTTTGAACGAGTGTCATCGTGTGCTTAAAAAAGGCGGGCGTATATACCTCAATTTCCCACCTTATCACCACCCCTTCGGAGCCCATCTAAGCGATGCCATAGGCTTTCCCTGGGTTCACCTGTTTTTTAGCCAGGCTACCCTCATAGAAGTCTACAAGGACTTGGTAAAAGACCTTCCTGATGGAAAAGAGCGTATTGATTTCCGCATTTCAAAGGATGAAAAGGGCAGAGAATATTTTTCCTATATAAATAAAATGACCATAAAGAGGTTTAACAAAATTCTAGCAAGGACAAGCTTTAATGTTCCTTACTACAGAGAGGTACCCTTAAGAAGTATTCTAAAACTCCCGGCAAAGCTGCCCTTATTTAAAGAATGCTTTGTAAAAATGGTTGTCTGTATTCTTGAGAAAAAATAA